From Hydractinia symbiolongicarpus strain clone_291-10 chromosome 12, HSymV2.1, whole genome shotgun sequence, one genomic window encodes:
- the LOC130621992 gene encoding uncharacterized protein LOC130621992 isoform X1 encodes MANVVLPTIGAGDDENQFKNINQKTRKGPNVPPTASRLTRERYSISINEDERRPFPDLAVSGVSHQYSVEDIKTDQSKQEIFTNYGYNSNPRHSVAEARSPLNTISTLSIRGIASNQVKDKEDQEIAYNDAATTYGIDPNQVRWDDFNNKSRLEDNIQKLLSCKKVLVKLDLAKVDYIPGILAVPVFHCPRCLDLWRKSKSIPEKCDEKSQPTRGKPIALDDEANYLLLSNNLGNISYIQIHGRNVNTTRQAGKRRKTIMTAFDYDEEDNGVDLPQSCGGSRSSQSPASPYFFPSTGGSYPPKSGEGRSINKMAVLSEEKMSEGIRKYGGLNLSEARLLIESKSEETEQHDGIKSVHVIKNGRRDHLRDYPRDLPLGDGSNVILSNNNQVLSDRTKNNDQSDWEDKSCPMNAFRRLSQSANSKQKNLKQQNDKFNETEKVSFTNALEEKKQIGKKVQAQNGMDLKIFKEKLKGSEEEKLDRTTVQKEKPGVHSSVEISYENDESSRHLISIDETAVIGNKDTKINNANKDSVSAEESPAEILSRMKNRKLKTSVRNAGVWDKTAANDKQNHTLVKHVMSTSGGGGIQQFVEESSDVSVSRRNSARKGSIPVGSEDLFLMQGGKQPVSRRQKRGELRNRPNRAFASSDSLGMSYTQSGYKYENDDSDARGNPEMRKSADGRLLSSRGKNKNNEFINNISVNNINNDDTINAQSNVSSNVKVRRGINKKERRTSVDKSRSNKLDFELPPVEILKPATNAPGSSEILALNYNHHDSRPSSRLHSACLNGKDADISDRMSSPVTIPLIINSHDSKPNTSNLFPEVKKQNIFCRQNLFNPKNNIKHVESSNRAPARETLTPSPKLSQKISCNELMCLTMRNFTSSFTFSFYDLPEQYRRNNDFIKNKAKSSKLKNKKKK; translated from the exons ATGGCGAACGTTGTGTTACCAACCATAGGTGCGGGAGATGACGAAAACCAATTCAAGAACATTAatcaaaaaacaagaaaa GGACCAAATGTACCTCCAACGGCAAGTCGACTGACAAGGGAGAGATATTCAATTAGCATCAATGAAGATGAACGCAGACCTTTTCCTGATCTAGCTGTCAGCGGAGTGTCACATCAATACTCTGTTGAAGATATAAAAACAGATCAAAGCAAGCAAGAGATCTTTACCAATTAC GGGTATAACAGTAACCCAAGACATAGTGTAGCAGAAGCAAGAAGTCCATTGAATACCATCTCTACGCTGAGCATCCGAGGTATTGCATCAAATCAAGTAAAGGATAAAGAAGATCAGGAAATCGCATACAACGAT GCGGCGACAACGTATGGCATAGATCCCAATCAAGTGCGATGGGATGATTTCAACAATAAGAGCCGATTGGAAGACAATATCCAGAAACTTTTGAGTTGCAAGAAAGTTCTGGTGAAACTGGAT CTTGCTAAAGTAGACTACATCCCTGGAATCTTGGCTGTCCCTGTCTTTCATTGCCCACGTTGTTTAGATCTATGGCGAAAATCCAAATCTATTCCAGAGAAGTGTGATGAAAAGTCTCAACCAACGCGAGGAAAACCCATAGCACTTGATGATGAAGCTAATTATTTGCTTCTAAGCAATAACTTAGGCAACATCAGCTATATACAAATTCATGGTCGTAATGTTAACACCACTAGACAAGCAGGAAAACGTCGCAAAACCATCATGACCGCATTTGATTATGATGAGGAAGACAACGGCGTTGACTTGCCTCAGTCCTGTGGAGGCTCTCGTTCTTCTCAATCTCCGGCAAGCCCTTACTTTTTTCCATCGACCGGCGGGTCTTATCCTCCTAAATCAGGTGAAGGCCGTTCTATTAATAAAATGGCTGTTTTAAGTGAAGAAAAGATGTCCGAAGGAATAAGAAAGTACGGAGGGCTTAATCTGAGCGAAGCTAGGTTATTAATAGAATCAAAATCTGAGGAAACCGAACAACATGATGGAATTAAAAGTGTCCACGTGATAAAAAATGGTAGAAGGGATCATCTACGTGATTACCCACGTGATCTTCCATTAGGTGATGGATCAAACGTCATCCTGTCCAATAACAATCAAGTTCTATCCGATAGAACTAAAAACAATGATCAATCTGACTGGGAGGACAAGTCGTGTCCAATGAATGCTTTTCGAAGGTTATCTCAAAGCGCGAATTCgaagcaaaaaaatttaaaacaacagaATGATAAGTTTAACGAGACTGAAAAAGTAAGTTTCACTAATGCCttagaagaaaaaaagcaaATTGGCAAAAAAGTTCAAGCACAGAACGGAatggatttaaaaatttttaaagaaaagctgAAAGGTAGTGAGGAGGAAAAGCTTGACCGGACAACAGTACAAAAAGAGAAGCCTGGTGTGCACTCAAGCGTGGAGATAAGCTATGAAAATGATGAATCATCCAGACATCTTATTAGTATTGATGAAACTGCAGTCATTGGAAATAAGG ACACCAAAATAAACAATGCAAACAAAGATTCTGTCTCAGCAGAAGAATCACCAGCTGAAATTCTTAGTCGTATGAAAAACAGAAAACTTAAAACAAGCGTTAGGAATGCTGGAGTTTGGGATAAAACAGCAGCTAATGACAAACAAAACCACACTCTTGTTAAACACGTCATGTCGACGTCAGGTGGCGGTGGAATCCAACAGTTTGTAGAAGAATCCAGTGATGTGTCGGTTTCTCGAAGAAATAGCGCGAGAAAAGGAAGCATTCCTGTTGGAAGTGAGGATTTATTTTTAATGCAAGGCGGAAAGCAACCTGTCAGTCGCCGTCAAAAAAGAGGCGAGTTACGTAATCGTCCAAATAGAGCCTTCGCTTCTTCAGATAGCTTAGGCATGAGTTACACCCAGTCAGGATATAAGTATGAAAATGATGATAGCGACGCACGAGGAAATCCGGAAATGCGCAAAAGTGCCGATGGTCGATTGCTGTCTTCACgtggtaaaaacaaaaacaacgaaTTTATCAATAACATTAGTGTTAATAACATCAATAACGATGATACAATTAATGCTCAATCAAACGTATCATCTAATGTAAAAGTGAGAAGAGGAATTAACAAAAAAGAACGAAGAACGAGTGTTGACAAAAGTCGAAGCAACAAACTGGATTTTGAACTACCCCCGGTTGAAATCTTAAAACCTGCTACAAATGCTCCAGGCTCGTCCGAAATACTCGCATTAAACTATAATCACCACGACAGTCGCCCGTCTTCTAGATTACATTCGGCATGCTTAAATGGAAAAGATGCAGATATTTCAGATAGGATGTCGTCACCGGTTACTATACCGCTCATAATTAACAGCCATGACAGCAAGCCAAATACCTCTAATTTATTCCCTGaagtaaaaaagcaaaatatattttgcagacAAAATCTGTTCAACccgaaaaataatataaaacacGTCGAATCTTCAAATAGGGCACCTGCGAGGGAGACACTCACTCCATCACCGAAGCTATCGCAAAAGATTTCATGCAACGAATTAATGTGTTTGACCATGAGAAATTTTACCAGTAGTTTTACATTCTCATTTTATGACTTACCTGAGCAATACCGAAGAAATAAtgactttattaaaaataaagcaaaatcttccaaattaaaaaacaagaagaaaaaatga
- the LOC130621992 gene encoding uncharacterized protein LOC130621992 isoform X2 gives MKKNCLRYKTFFGVVNVFLKMSERHYKAKSNGLWNRLVNTKGNYGYNSNPRHSVAEARSPLNTISTLSIRGIASNQVKDKEDQEIAYNDAATTYGIDPNQVRWDDFNNKSRLEDNIQKLLSCKKVLVKLDLAKVDYIPGILAVPVFHCPRCLDLWRKSKSIPEKCDEKSQPTRGKPIALDDEANYLLLSNNLGNISYIQIHGRNVNTTRQAGKRRKTIMTAFDYDEEDNGVDLPQSCGGSRSSQSPASPYFFPSTGGSYPPKSGEGRSINKMAVLSEEKMSEGIRKYGGLNLSEARLLIESKSEETEQHDGIKSVHVIKNGRRDHLRDYPRDLPLGDGSNVILSNNNQVLSDRTKNNDQSDWEDKSCPMNAFRRLSQSANSKQKNLKQQNDKFNETEKVSFTNALEEKKQIGKKVQAQNGMDLKIFKEKLKGSEEEKLDRTTVQKEKPGVHSSVEISYENDESSRHLISIDETAVIGNKDTKINNANKDSVSAEESPAEILSRMKNRKLKTSVRNAGVWDKTAANDKQNHTLVKHVMSTSGGGGIQQFVEESSDVSVSRRNSARKGSIPVGSEDLFLMQGGKQPVSRRQKRGELRNRPNRAFASSDSLGMSYTQSGYKYENDDSDARGNPEMRKSADGRLLSSRGKNKNNEFINNISVNNINNDDTINAQSNVSSNVKVRRGINKKERRTSVDKSRSNKLDFELPPVEILKPATNAPGSSEILALNYNHHDSRPSSRLHSACLNGKDADISDRMSSPVTIPLIINSHDSKPNTSNLFPEVKKQNIFCRQNLFNPKNNIKHVESSNRAPARETLTPSPKLSQKISCNELMCLTMRNFTSSFTFSFYDLPEQYRRNNDFIKNKAKSSKLKNKKKK, from the exons atgaaaaagaactgtttaagatataaaactttttttggagTTGTAAAtgtctttttgaaaatgtcagaAAGACATTACAAAGCGAAGTCTAACGGTTTGTGGAATCGATTAGTAAACACAAAGGGTAACTAC GGGTATAACAGTAACCCAAGACATAGTGTAGCAGAAGCAAGAAGTCCATTGAATACCATCTCTACGCTGAGCATCCGAGGTATTGCATCAAATCAAGTAAAGGATAAAGAAGATCAGGAAATCGCATACAACGAT GCGGCGACAACGTATGGCATAGATCCCAATCAAGTGCGATGGGATGATTTCAACAATAAGAGCCGATTGGAAGACAATATCCAGAAACTTTTGAGTTGCAAGAAAGTTCTGGTGAAACTGGAT CTTGCTAAAGTAGACTACATCCCTGGAATCTTGGCTGTCCCTGTCTTTCATTGCCCACGTTGTTTAGATCTATGGCGAAAATCCAAATCTATTCCAGAGAAGTGTGATGAAAAGTCTCAACCAACGCGAGGAAAACCCATAGCACTTGATGATGAAGCTAATTATTTGCTTCTAAGCAATAACTTAGGCAACATCAGCTATATACAAATTCATGGTCGTAATGTTAACACCACTAGACAAGCAGGAAAACGTCGCAAAACCATCATGACCGCATTTGATTATGATGAGGAAGACAACGGCGTTGACTTGCCTCAGTCCTGTGGAGGCTCTCGTTCTTCTCAATCTCCGGCAAGCCCTTACTTTTTTCCATCGACCGGCGGGTCTTATCCTCCTAAATCAGGTGAAGGCCGTTCTATTAATAAAATGGCTGTTTTAAGTGAAGAAAAGATGTCCGAAGGAATAAGAAAGTACGGAGGGCTTAATCTGAGCGAAGCTAGGTTATTAATAGAATCAAAATCTGAGGAAACCGAACAACATGATGGAATTAAAAGTGTCCACGTGATAAAAAATGGTAGAAGGGATCATCTACGTGATTACCCACGTGATCTTCCATTAGGTGATGGATCAAACGTCATCCTGTCCAATAACAATCAAGTTCTATCCGATAGAACTAAAAACAATGATCAATCTGACTGGGAGGACAAGTCGTGTCCAATGAATGCTTTTCGAAGGTTATCTCAAAGCGCGAATTCgaagcaaaaaaatttaaaacaacagaATGATAAGTTTAACGAGACTGAAAAAGTAAGTTTCACTAATGCCttagaagaaaaaaagcaaATTGGCAAAAAAGTTCAAGCACAGAACGGAatggatttaaaaatttttaaagaaaagctgAAAGGTAGTGAGGAGGAAAAGCTTGACCGGACAACAGTACAAAAAGAGAAGCCTGGTGTGCACTCAAGCGTGGAGATAAGCTATGAAAATGATGAATCATCCAGACATCTTATTAGTATTGATGAAACTGCAGTCATTGGAAATAAGG ACACCAAAATAAACAATGCAAACAAAGATTCTGTCTCAGCAGAAGAATCACCAGCTGAAATTCTTAGTCGTATGAAAAACAGAAAACTTAAAACAAGCGTTAGGAATGCTGGAGTTTGGGATAAAACAGCAGCTAATGACAAACAAAACCACACTCTTGTTAAACACGTCATGTCGACGTCAGGTGGCGGTGGAATCCAACAGTTTGTAGAAGAATCCAGTGATGTGTCGGTTTCTCGAAGAAATAGCGCGAGAAAAGGAAGCATTCCTGTTGGAAGTGAGGATTTATTTTTAATGCAAGGCGGAAAGCAACCTGTCAGTCGCCGTCAAAAAAGAGGCGAGTTACGTAATCGTCCAAATAGAGCCTTCGCTTCTTCAGATAGCTTAGGCATGAGTTACACCCAGTCAGGATATAAGTATGAAAATGATGATAGCGACGCACGAGGAAATCCGGAAATGCGCAAAAGTGCCGATGGTCGATTGCTGTCTTCACgtggtaaaaacaaaaacaacgaaTTTATCAATAACATTAGTGTTAATAACATCAATAACGATGATACAATTAATGCTCAATCAAACGTATCATCTAATGTAAAAGTGAGAAGAGGAATTAACAAAAAAGAACGAAGAACGAGTGTTGACAAAAGTCGAAGCAACAAACTGGATTTTGAACTACCCCCGGTTGAAATCTTAAAACCTGCTACAAATGCTCCAGGCTCGTCCGAAATACTCGCATTAAACTATAATCACCACGACAGTCGCCCGTCTTCTAGATTACATTCGGCATGCTTAAATGGAAAAGATGCAGATATTTCAGATAGGATGTCGTCACCGGTTACTATACCGCTCATAATTAACAGCCATGACAGCAAGCCAAATACCTCTAATTTATTCCCTGaagtaaaaaagcaaaatatattttgcagacAAAATCTGTTCAACccgaaaaataatataaaacacGTCGAATCTTCAAATAGGGCACCTGCGAGGGAGACACTCACTCCATCACCGAAGCTATCGCAAAAGATTTCATGCAACGAATTAATGTGTTTGACCATGAGAAATTTTACCAGTAGTTTTACATTCTCATTTTATGACTTACCTGAGCAATACCGAAGAAATAAtgactttattaaaaataaagcaaaatcttccaaattaaaaaacaagaagaaaaaatga
- the LOC130621864 gene encoding uncharacterized protein LOC130621864 isoform X2 translates to MNEGLVSFADLIDFLHNEVSEVTRPSAQSIAPQIKLYVENLYLSFYRAKQACEARVDGLQREIEEIIYSLTCQKETIQRIKNENENLKIKERELVENEKLKNQYLSDCKEILRNKERSLDKAREKLSEAKEKRDITAAVGIGVSLIPVVGWVVGPTMIAISLTALQDNVKSSKESVDCAQSTRDNSSRELEQIRSELGSIRKKMSTISSKLASSNEKERREQTRLQENKMQLEREVKLQEQLNYIFTFVSTAFGRARHLRNSTKHFYSIEQLCNPMKELANHFISPNSAVKNTLQKNFMPELEKLQYIDNHVSISVDPNLVGYC, encoded by the coding sequence ATGAACGAAGGGCTTGTGTCGTTTGCAGACTTAATCGATTTCTTACATAATGAGGTATCAGAAGTAACAAGACCGTCAGCGCAATCAATTGCTCCACAAATAAAGCTTTATGTGGAAAACTTATACCTAAGTTTCTATCGAGCAAAGCAAGCATGCGAAGCCCGTGTAGATGGATTGCAAAGAGAaattgaagaaattatctatTCTCTAACATGCCAAAAAGAAACGATCCAacgcattaaaaatgaaaatgaaaacctGAAAATTAAAGAAAGAGAGCTTGTAGagaatgaaaaattgaaaaatcaaTACTTAAGCGATTGTAAAGAAATACTTCGGAACAAAGAGAGAAGCCTTGACAAGGCGAGAGAAAAGTTGTCTGAGGCGAAAGAAAAGCGGGATATTACGGCTGCCGTTGGCATTGGTGTTTCTCTCATTCCAGTTGTCGGATGGGTTGTAGGACCTACTATGATAGCCATCAGCTTAACAGCATTGCAGGACAACGTGAAATCATCCAAAGAGTCAGTGGATTGCGCACAATCAACGCGTGATAACTCTTCGAGAGAGTTAGAACAAATTCGTTCTGAGTTAGGGAGTATAAGAAAGAAGATGTCGACTATCAGTTCAAAACTTGCGTCCTCGAATGAAAAGGAACGAAGAGAACAAACTCGTCTTCAAGAGAATAAAATGCAGTTAGAAAGAGAAGTGAAGTTGCAGGAACAATTGAATTACATTTTTACGTTCGTGTCAACAGCATTTGGCAGAGCAAGACATCTTCGCAACAGCACGAAGCATTTTTACAGTATTGAACAGCTATGTAATCCGATGAAAGAATTGGCGAATCATTTTATTAGCCCCAACAGTGCAGTGAAGAATACACTACAAAAAAACTTCATGCCTGAATTGGAAAAACTGCAATACATTGACAATCACGTGTCGATAAGCGTTGATCCGAATCTTGTTGGTTACTGCTGA
- the LOC130621864 gene encoding uncharacterized protein LOC130621864 isoform X1: MSVISRDIQHHMNEGLVSFADLIDFLHNEVSEVTRPSAQSIAPQIKLYVENLYLSFYRAKQACEARVDGLQREIEEIIYSLTCQKETIQRIKNENENLKIKERELVENEKLKNQYLSDCKEILRNKERSLDKAREKLSEAKEKRDITAAVGIGVSLIPVVGWVVGPTMIAISLTALQDNVKSSKESVDCAQSTRDNSSRELEQIRSELGSIRKKMSTISSKLASSNEKERREQTRLQENKMQLEREVKLQEQLNYIFTFVSTAFGRARHLRNSTKHFYSIEQLCNPMKELANHFISPNSAVKNTLQKNFMPELEKLQYIDNHVSISVDPNLVGYC, from the exons ATGAGCGTTATTAGCAG AGATATCCAACACCATATGAACGAAGGGCTTGTGTCGTTTGCAGACTTAATCGATTTCTTACATAATGAGGTATCAGAAGTAACAAGACCGTCAGCGCAATCAATTGCTCCACAAATAAAGCTTTATGTGGAAAACTTATACCTAAGTTTCTATCGAGCAAAGCAAGCATGCGAAGCCCGTGTAGATGGATTGCAAAGAGAaattgaagaaattatctatTCTCTAACATGCCAAAAAGAAACGATCCAacgcattaaaaatgaaaatgaaaacctGAAAATTAAAGAAAGAGAGCTTGTAGagaatgaaaaattgaaaaatcaaTACTTAAGCGATTGTAAAGAAATACTTCGGAACAAAGAGAGAAGCCTTGACAAGGCGAGAGAAAAGTTGTCTGAGGCGAAAGAAAAGCGGGATATTACGGCTGCCGTTGGCATTGGTGTTTCTCTCATTCCAGTTGTCGGATGGGTTGTAGGACCTACTATGATAGCCATCAGCTTAACAGCATTGCAGGACAACGTGAAATCATCCAAAGAGTCAGTGGATTGCGCACAATCAACGCGTGATAACTCTTCGAGAGAGTTAGAACAAATTCGTTCTGAGTTAGGGAGTATAAGAAAGAAGATGTCGACTATCAGTTCAAAACTTGCGTCCTCGAATGAAAAGGAACGAAGAGAACAAACTCGTCTTCAAGAGAATAAAATGCAGTTAGAAAGAGAAGTGAAGTTGCAGGAACAATTGAATTACATTTTTACGTTCGTGTCAACAGCATTTGGCAGAGCAAGACATCTTCGCAACAGCACGAAGCATTTTTACAGTATTGAACAGCTATGTAATCCGATGAAAGAATTGGCGAATCATTTTATTAGCCCCAACAGTGCAGTGAAGAATACACTACAAAAAAACTTCATGCCTGAATTGGAAAAACTGCAATACATTGACAATCACGTGTCGATAAGCGTTGATCCGAATCTTGTTGGTTACTGCTGA